The sequence below is a genomic window from Phycodurus eques isolate BA_2022a chromosome 6, UOR_Pequ_1.1, whole genome shotgun sequence.
cattatttaaataaaagtacCAAAATGTTCGAAAACAAATAGTtctaaaagatgaaatgcacAACAAAGAGCATGGATGTTATgtctttataaaatatatatattatattttggaTCTACACATCTGCTTCCATATTCCCATCCTATATGTGGACTGTGTCCTAATACTTGTGCATGCAGAATGCATTCATTCGTCGGGGATGTTGTTGTCATTACTGACCGCTGTGTTTCAGTGCTGCCAGCGACTACAGAAAGAGAAGGAAGTCAGAGCCTGCCGGTTCCCAGGCGAGCACTCTGTCATACCCGAGCCGAGTGGCGGCGTCACCCAAAACACCAGACGCCAGCAGCACCCTCAAGAAGCCCGTCGTTCGCTCCTCACCGTCCTCGCCCTCACGCACCAAAGGTATGAACTTAGAATGACTGCCAGTTTGTTTTGATTGTGGAAGCTTTgcctccttcctccttcctcttctcctttcTTGCTTGCTACGACTGCTTAACATGCtttcctgcttcttcttcttttctcccaCCACGCTGCTCTCTTGTGGGACATCTTAAAAAAAGGTGGGGCCGCATGCGTCATGTATTCAAACACTTTGACCTCTCCTGGTTCTTGCCGGCACTCCTCACTGCCCCCCGTGTCCCTCCATTACCCGGAGGCGGCAAAGCGAGTCTCCTCTGAGGAGGCTCCACCGCCGCTACCGCCCAGCAGCAAGCTCAGGTCACGTAGCTGCGATGACTTGCTGGGCGACAGTCCAAGCCGACGGCGCGCCTGCCGCTCAGAAAGCGCTGGCTCATTGCTGTGCAACCGTTCAGACTCCAATAGGTCTGGTGGTTCTGTGCCCCGCCTCCGCCGTCGGCTGCCGCACGACTCCCCGGGCTTCCTCAAGCTTTACCGCAAGATGCATCACATCGACAGGGCCCACCTGATACCGTCGGAGGTGATCCGTTCGGTCCGCGCCCGCATCCTGGAGCTGGAGCAGCAGCCCCATCTGCACCTGCACCGGCTCTCCACTTGTGTGCCCTCTGGCGGCTTGGAAGTGCCGCGCGACACTGTGCCCAACCGCATCTCCACGTACGAGAGTCTCATTGAGAAGTCCAAATCCATGCCCAATTTGGGGGACAGCGAGGTGGCATCGGGCGCCACCACGCCAGGCGACTCTTCGTCACGAGCGAGCAGTGGCGGCGGCACCCCTAGTTTTCCAAAACGTCGTTTCTCAATCGAGTCTTTACTGGAGGAGGGCGACAGAGGCAATAGACCACCACCTCCCGCTACGGACCACTCACGTAAACCTCGTAGCCCGCCTGAGGGTCGGCCTCGCATGGAGCCGGAGCCCAATCATGGGGCCTCGTATCTGGCTCCTCCCGTCCCTCGGATGCCGCAAGCTGACTACTCTGACAGCGAGCAGGATGCCATCGCCTCAGACCTCAGCGACTTTGTCCAAGTCGAGGGCTCTTCGTTTTGCAGTGAGAGCGACTTTGACCACTGCTCACTGACGTCCTCAGAGAGCTTTTACGGCTCTGCCACACTGCACCACCGCCTCcgccatcaccaccaccaccctagTCACCAGAGTGTCGGCCAGAGCCAGGGCTACCAGCACCGACACCTCATTAGCTCTTGCAAGGGTCGTTGCCCGGCCTCTTACACCCGCTTCACCACCATGCTTCGTCACGAGCGACAGCGGGCCCGCCAGGACCCTCAGAGACCTTCGGTGCTGAGTCGCAGTGGCCGTTCCCAGGTCCAGAACGAGTCCCAGCAGTCCATGTCCAAGCTGGCCTACCTGGTCAGCCCAGTGCCTTTCCACAAGAAAAAGGGCAGCAGCGGTGGTGGCGGTCACACAAGCAGACCAAAATCCAAGCAGGCTATCTACGAAGCGCTGGACAATGCCCTGAGAGACATCTATGAGCACATCCAAGCCGAGCGGGGCCACAGGGGCGCCAGGACCCCCGACGACAGCATCCTGAGGAGAATACTCTCAGAGCTGCTGCCTAACGTGCCCGAAAGAAGCTCTTCGTTGCCAGGAAGGAGGGGGTGTTGGCACGAGGTCACCGCAGACGGTTACGCCTCGCAAGGGGGAGATCCGCTCTCGCCACAATTGCAGTCCCCCCGACTCCAGTCGCCAGTCAGTGCCTGTTACGGACGGCATTTGGACACCACCAACTGTAATGATTACGGGGAGGAGCATGGCAATGGGAATGGTGTTTTTTATTCAGGTGGAGATGATGCAGTAATCATGTGTTCTTTGCCATGTTCACCACTTTGGTCACATTATTGTGCTTTTTCAACATATTTACAAAGCCTACGACAGCATCCGATCCCAACAACTGGGAGCTTGTCAATGCATgggtatttacagtatacagtgaacccccgcctaTTCGCAGTTCGCCAtttacaaattcacctattttcttttttactctgaggaacctatcctcagctattcctgaaaaaagtttttttttttctctttctaacTCTTTCCATGCCACAAGACAGCACCAAGGCCGtagctaataggaaagtagtaattggtgtcacaaaagtatgttcaagtgatacatctcgactgaaagactaacatctttgtatgtggggggaggagctaagtttagtcTGGTTAGTTAGTGGAAGTTATGGAGAGCGTTCGCCACGTTTAACCAGGTATTATAAAGAATTTAGGGGGTGATTTGTGTGAATTTGTGATTTTTCGCTATTCGgggcagggcttggtcccttgCCCATACCATTaatgggggtttactgtattaaTCAGAATGGTGTTGTCCAATTCATAGCCATCTGTTTGTAATATGTCTTTTTGCAGTCACTGATCAtctccccccccctcatttcattttttttgcaaatgtatttgatCAAAAGTGTGTCTTTGTCATATTTTGGGAATCCCAATCACCGATTTTAATGTCAAGGTTTCATgcctttactgtatgtactgtacttgttGGAATGACATCATCAGCCATATAGTGAGCATGCCCATCTTTGTCCCTTTTGTCGTTGCTATGCTAACTGTGCGTACTGTTTTGTCTCTCGCCAATCACAGACCAGGATGTGCCCAGGAGTTACTCCACCATGGATGGTCGCCACACGCCCCAGAATCGAAGAGCCACTCCTGACAGAGAGGTAGGACTTATTGTTTGTCCCGCCCAACCCCCAAATGACAACAACTAgctttgttagcattagcaataTTGGTTGTATTGTTGTGGTGCTTATTGCTGGTAATACTTGCTGCCTTTTTGTCTCCCCCACTTTTATTCCCTCTAGGTGTCTCATAAACAGATGACACAACTTattctcttctctctcctccATCAGAAGCAGCCCGCCCGAGCCATTTACGACTTTAAAGCGCAGACGGCTAAGTGAGTACGGTTTGAAGCATGAACGCCTTAACCCGACAGCAAATAGCCGCTCGCCCCATTAAACTTTACACGTTTTTATGTCAGCATTTTCGCATCCCACCATCACACCTGAATGGCTTTGACTGTGTCTTTCCTATTCATACGCCACCTGCTCTCCAATGAGTAAAGCCCCATTGTTCACGCTTAAATTAACCCGACTGCGTTACAGGGAGTTAACGTTCAAGAAAGGGGACGCGGTGAACATAATCAGGCAGCTCGACAGCAACTGGTACGAAGGCGAGCACCGAGGCCGGGTAGGGATATTCCCCATAGCTTACGTCGAGGTGGGTGTACAGCTAGCAAAAATCACAAACTGTATGAATAGCATGATATGGCATTCACACTCTAATTCTATGTCTTTAGAAGATGGCGTCTTCGGAGAAGCAGCAGCCCAGCCGCCCGCCTCCGCCCGCCCACCTCAGAGAGATTGGAGAGGCGGTGGCTCGCTACAACTTCAACGCCGACACAAACGTGGAGTTGTCTCTCCGAAAGGTAGCTTGTGTGGCGGAAGTCAAAGCTTATCCCACCTGAATTTTGGcaagagaagtggggtacaccctggactgtacGCCAGTCAATCGCGTATATCGCGCctattttctatacagcttCTTGTTAGGCCCAGATGATTTTTTTGGTGAGAAATGGTGTACCCCCCTGGAGTGGACACCAGTTGCTCATGTAAAAAGCTACTTTGATGTGATATTTATAacacccattcatccattttctataccgcttgtcctcattagagttgtGGGTAATTGTActctatcccagttgacttttggcaagagaagcggggtacactctggactgtaCGCCAGTCAATCATGTATCTACTCCAATACAATACCATCCATCCGTCTTCTGCTTGTCctaattagggtcacaggtaacCTAAGCTTATTTTTTGCAAGAGAagcaggttacaccctgaactgatggTCAATCGCACATTAAgttacaagtgtgtgtgtgtctgtgtacagGGCGAAAGGGTGATCGTTATGCGGCAGGTGGACCAGAACTGGTACGAGGGCAAGATCCCAGACACGACCAAACAGGGCATCTTTCCTGTGGCTTATGTGGACCTGCTCAAGCGCTCGCCCGCCAAGACCTCTGCCCACCACCTCCACCACGTGGACCCCCAGGGATACCATAGAAGCAGGACACCCAGTTCCACGCCCATCAAGGTAAGGGAATGTCACCACAACACCAGGATTGATGAGAGGCTCATTTGGgacatgtacagtggaacctcgaaagCTCCCAATTTGTAATTTAAACAAGAATATTGGGGGAAATCATTGCTGTTTTTACTTGATTACTTGTATTGGAATTAGctgtccacccatcaagtgtgaaattacacaagcAAGTAAGtcttttgtgagctgcctatTACCCCAAATGTGTGAAATGTGAAATGGAGTGACTTTTGAAGGACTTTGACATCACAGTGTGTTGAATTTACATAATCCTGCCCCAACACAGAGTTTCTCCACTCACGATTTGGCAGGTAGGCCGGGGAAAGCTAAGCTAAAAAGCTACGCAGAGCTGCAGTGATAAGTGGCACATGTGGTGGccagtatttgtgtttggcgaaGTGTCCGTTGCATGGTCCACACACACGGATCTGATATACTATTTGACGGGTATAATCTGAAGACCAAATACAAGCCCCGGTTATCATGTTAAGGAAAGCTGTACTCTGCGTTAGCCCTTCAGTCTAAATCAGTCCCAGCttaatttgggggggggaaaaaacgttgTGCACTGGTTGGCAGTCAATCATGTATAAGGCTACATGCTGCAGTAAGATACCACCCGTCCAACCATTTTCCGACACAAGTGCTTGTTCTTTTTAGGGTCTCGAGTAACTGGGGTCTATTCCGGCTGACTTTAAGggagagaagcggggtacaccatggactggttgccCATCAATTAGTGGTGCTCCGATCGATCGGCCACTGATCATGATCAGCTGATTTCCGTAGAAAACACGTGATCGGCGCTCATCTATCAATACCTTTCATTGTCAATCACAAAAAAACGATCACCTGTGGCTCATACTTTGCAGCCTGCAGAGAATGTGTGCAGTGTAGTGCAAGGCAAGGTAATTAATCCAAATCTGACTGTGATTTaaactgtttattgacaccccagttggagttgactgtaaaactaaacgcacaagaaaacaatttgcatcattttatattaaaatccAAGACATTGTTTTAGAAATCGCCATTTTATGCTAACAAttaatggaaaaccctattgacgggctagctaatattagcatgtgatcacgggagggatttaccttcaaatattgaatattcacacacaaacgctgtagtaacacatacagacagttgatataacaatactcacaggaatatattcttcctaatctgttaAAAACgagtttatttaaattataacGTGACTTtcctcttctgttttttttttttttatcttacagTTAACAAGTAGCTTCTTGCATGgatcgcaccacactgcccctaagagtcCAAGGCACCCACAGCAGGAAAAGCAGATCATTGACCCGTATAAAAATCAGACTAAATTTTTCCTGGTTTAGGTCAattagattacaaaaaaaaaatcacatttgttaaatgtcacaataatgagaggattttttttttacacatgatAATACAGTCATGACTAAAAACGTTTTTAGCCCTGACTATTTATTTTtcgttgttttgcttttctattattttaatacattattttacttgttactaatttatttgctggttgttcttttaagttacagttaaatttttgttttcatagtaAAATAACTACAACTACAAATATATGAATAATCAATCATGATTAGATTTCAATattaatcaaaataatcgtgattattattttttcctataatcacccagccctagtGTAGCATCCCCCTTCACACTGCATAGGCACGCAGCACCTACaaagcaaacc
It includes:
- the sorbs2a gene encoding sorbin and SH3 domain-containing protein 2 isoform X7, whose translation is MNTDSGGCARKSVAVTLTLSPMKRVQSSPNLASGSDPHSSDFNSWRSRSATDGLKNSDTISSSLAAKGFRSVRPNLQDRKSQGQVLSHAMNGGTVHAPRPLSPPSYPPPPTSLRTGLLRQSQSSEVSEAYTRESVVSGNASFRSTVPIASFSEEETKVSIIKAPHYEGIGPVDESGIPIAIRTTVDRPKDWYKTMFKQIHKVHKADDDYSDTYSATFAIVNNDEYSMPPSATLAHPPPRTHTYRPLAKSLSDSSGQNLAARNPSPSPSPVPPPPPPPPPSLLQLRARDSDRDTPDMNEWGPPDRKVDTRKYRAEPRSIFEYEPGKSSILEHERPTYDDVDLENEPWYKFFSELEFGRPPPKKRLDYNPDISARQRIEATLLVAPVDKPPERLASAASDYRKRRKSEPAGSQASTLSYPSRVAASPKTPDASSTLKKPVVRSSPSSPSRTKGGAACVMYSNTLTSPGSCRHSSLPPVSLHYPEAAKRVSSEEAPPPLPPSSKLRSRSCDDLLGDSPSRRRACRSESAGSLLCNRSDSNRSGGSVPRLRRRLPHDSPGFLKLYRKMHHIDRAHLIPSEVIRSVRARILELEQQPHLHLHRLSTCVPSGGLEVPRDTVPNRISTYESLIEKSKSMPNLGDSEVASGATTPGDSSSRASSGGGTPSFPKRRFSIESLLEEGDRGNRPPPPATDHSRKPRSPPEGRPRMEPEPNHGASYLAPPVPRMPQADYSDSEQDAIASDLSDFVQVEGSSFCSESDFDHCSLTSSESFYGSATLHHRLRHHHHHPSHQSVGQSQGYQHRHLISSCKGRCPASYTRFTTMLRHERQRARQDPQRPSVLSRSGRSQVQNESQQSMSKLAYLVSPVPFHKKKGSSGGGGHTSRPKSKQAIYEALDNALRDIYEHIQAERGHRGARTPDDSILRRILSELLPNVPERSSSLPGRRGCWHEVTADGYASQGGDPLSPQLQSPRLQSPVSACYGRHLDTTNCNDYGEEHGNGNGVFYSDQDVPRSYSTMDGRHTPQNRRATPDREVSHKQMTQLILFSLLHQKQPARAIYDFKAQTAKELTFKKGDAVNIIRQLDSNWYEGEHRGRVGIFPIAYVEKMASSEKQQPSRPPPPAHLREIGEAVARYNFNADTNVELSLRKGERVIVMRQVDQNWYEGKIPDTTKQGIFPVAYVDLLKRSPAKTSAHHLHHVDPQGYHRSRTPSSTPIKTFYGLPPPSPTPARDHPSSLLTRPDLRAVTYEWLSLTVDVPPPRSLSTTPMPPPLPSHDASSLDELLPASPEYPSSVLGPLAHSRGRSSIDRLRATNPSKLAKAVSEPMTSHSRIDVQLSVADPYDDLLSVILDDQDRSPVYSINKAQFRKSQPEAKPRAIESAEQKRVTAHILSESLVESQRSPSTRGKAFIELFIQEEDEVAREDEEIFTGRLSIQVEHV
- the sorbs2a gene encoding sorbin and SH3 domain-containing protein 2 isoform X4 is translated as MNTDSGGCARKSVAVTLTLSPMKRVQSSPNLASGSDPHSSDFNSWRSRSATDGLKNSDTISSSLAAKGFRSVRPNLQDRKSQGPVSLDSTARHSPFLSHSSESLNYLSGLMSKGLSPSPYVATVTTSPPASPVTVSALSHYSSSTAGLLDELQICSLDSPSASPTPSPTLSHVSVFTAAAAAGPDDALTAAATASVTNGQVLSHAMNGGTVHAPRPLSPPSYPPPPTSLRTGLLRQSQSSEVSEAYTRESVVSGNASFRSTVPIASFSEEETKVSIIKAPHYEGIGPVDESGIPIAIRTTVDRPKDWYKTMFKQIHKVHKADDDYSDTYSATFAIVNNDEYSMPPSATLAHPPPRTHTYRPLAKSLSDSSGQNLAARNPSPSPSPVPPPPPPPPPSLLQLRARDSDRDTPDMNEWGPPDRKVDTRKYRAEPRSIFEYEPGKSSILEHERPPPKKRLDYNPDISARQRIEATLLVAPVDKPPERLASAASDYRKRRKSEPAGSQASTLSYPSRVAASPKTPDASSTLKKPVVRSSPSSPSRTKGGAACVMYSNTLTSPGSCRHSSLPPVSLHYPEAAKRVSSEEAPPPLPPSSKLRSRSCDDLLGDSPSRRRACRSESAGSLLCNRSDSNRSGGSVPRLRRRLPHDSPGFLKLYRKMHHIDRAHLIPSEVIRSVRARILELEQQPHLHLHRLSTCVPSGGLEVPRDTVPNRISTYESLIEKSKSMPNLGDSEVASGATTPGDSSSRASSGGGTPSFPKRRFSIESLLEEGDRGNRPPPPATDHSRKPRSPPEGRPRMEPEPNHGASYLAPPVPRMPQADYSDSEQDAIASDLSDFVQVEGSSFCSESDFDHCSLTSSESFYGSATLHHRLRHHHHHPSHQSVGQSQGYQHRHLISSCKGRCPASYTRFTTMLRHERQRARQDPQRPSVLSRSGRSQVQNESQQSMSKLAYLVSPVPFHKKKGSSGGGGHTSRPKSKQAIYEALDNALRDIYEHIQAERGHRGARTPDDSILRRILSELLPNVPERSSSLPGRRGCWHEVTADGYASQGGDPLSPQLQSPRLQSPVSACYGRHLDTTNCNDYGEEHGNGNGVFYSDQDVPRSYSTMDGRHTPQNRRATPDREVSHKQMTQLILFSLLHQKQPARAIYDFKAQTAKELTFKKGDAVNIIRQLDSNWYEGEHRGRVGIFPIAYVEKMASSEKQQPSRPPPPAHLREIGEAVARYNFNADTNVELSLRKGERVIVMRQVDQNWYEGKIPDTTKQGIFPVAYVDLLKRSPAKTSAHHLHHVDPQGYHRSRTPSSTPIKTFYGLPPPSPTPARDHPSSLLTRPDLRAVTYEWLSLTVDVPPPRSLSTTPMPPPLPSHDASSLDELLPASPEYPSSVLGPLAHSRGRSSIDRLRATNPSKLAKAVSEPMTSHSRIDVQLSVADPYDDLLSVILDDQDRSPVYSINKAQFRKSQPEAKPRAIESAEQKRVTAHILSESLVESQRSPSTRGKAFIELFIQEEDEVAREDEEIFTGRLSIQVEHV
- the sorbs2a gene encoding sorbin and SH3 domain-containing protein 2 isoform X6 — its product is MNTDSGGCARKSVAVTLTLSPMKRVQSSPNLASGSDPHSSDFNSWRSRSATDGLKNSDTISSSLAAKGFRSVRPNLQDRKSQGPVSLDSTARHSPFLSHSSESLNYLSGLMSKGLSPSPYVATVTTSPPASPVTVSALSHYSSSTAGLLDELQICSLDSPSASPTPSPTLSHVSVFTAAAAAGPDDALTAAATASVTNGQVLSHAMNGGTVHAPRPLSPPSYPPPPTSLRTGLLRQSQSSEVSEAYTRESVVSGNASFRSTVPIASFSEEETKVSIIKAPHYEGIGPVDESGIPIAIRTTVDRPKDWYKTMFKQIHKVHKADDDYSDTYSATFAIVNNDEYSMPPSATLAHPPPRTHTYRPLAKSLSDSSGQNLAARNPSPSPSPVPPPPPPPPPSLLQLRARDSDRDTPDMNEWGPPDRKVDTRKYRAEPRSIFEYEPGKSSILEHERPATLLVAPVDKPPERLASAASDYRKRRKSEPAGSQASTLSYPSRVAASPKTPDASSTLKKPVVRSSPSSPSRTKGGAACVMYSNTLTSPGSCRHSSLPPVSLHYPEAAKRVSSEEAPPPLPPSSKLRSRSCDDLLGDSPSRRRACRSESAGSLLCNRSDSNRSGGSVPRLRRRLPHDSPGFLKLYRKMHHIDRAHLIPSEVIRSVRARILELEQQPHLHLHRLSTCVPSGGLEVPRDTVPNRISTYESLIEKSKSMPNLGDSEVASGATTPGDSSSRASSGGGTPSFPKRRFSIESLLEEGDRGNRPPPPATDHSRKPRSPPEGRPRMEPEPNHGASYLAPPVPRMPQADYSDSEQDAIASDLSDFVQVEGSSFCSESDFDHCSLTSSESFYGSATLHHRLRHHHHHPSHQSVGQSQGYQHRHLISSCKGRCPASYTRFTTMLRHERQRARQDPQRPSVLSRSGRSQVQNESQQSMSKLAYLVSPVPFHKKKGSSGGGGHTSRPKSKQAIYEALDNALRDIYEHIQAERGHRGARTPDDSILRRILSELLPNVPERSSSLPGRRGCWHEVTADGYASQGGDPLSPQLQSPRLQSPVSACYGRHLDTTNCNDYGEEHGNGNGVFYSDQDVPRSYSTMDGRHTPQNRRATPDREVSHKQMTQLILFSLLHQKQPARAIYDFKAQTAKELTFKKGDAVNIIRQLDSNWYEGEHRGRVGIFPIAYVEKMASSEKQQPSRPPPPAHLREIGEAVARYNFNADTNVELSLRKGERVIVMRQVDQNWYEGKIPDTTKQGIFPVAYVDLLKRSPAKTSAHHLHHVDPQGYHRSRTPSSTPIKTFYGLPPPSPTPARDHPSSLLTRPDLRAVTYEWLSLTVDVPPPRSLSTTPMPPPLPSHDASSLDELLPASPEYPSSVLGPLAHSRGRSSIDRLRATNPSKLAKAVSEPMTSHSRIDVQLSVADPYDDLLSVILDDQDRSPVYSINKAQFRKSQPEAKPRAIESAEQKRVTAHILSESLVESQRSPSTRGKAFIELFIQEEDEVAREDEEIFTGRLSIQVEHV
- the sorbs2a gene encoding sorbin and SH3 domain-containing protein 2 isoform X3 codes for the protein MNTDSGGCARKSVAVTLTLSPMKRVQSSPNLASGSDPHSSDFNSWRSRSATDGLKNSDTISSSLAAKGFRSVRPNLQDRKSQGPVSLDSTARHSPFLSHSSESLNYLSGLMSKGLSPSPYVATVTTSPPASPVTVSALSHYSSSTAGLLDELQICSLDSPSASPTPSPTLSHVSVFTAAAAAGPDDALTAAATASVTNGQVLSHAMNGGTVHAPRPLSPPSYPPPPTSLRTGLLRQSQSSEVSEAYTRESVVSGNASFRSTVPIASFSEEETKVSIIKAPHYEGIGPVDESGIPIAIRTTVDRPKDWYKTMFKQIHKVHKADEYSMPPSATLAHPPPRTHTYRPLAKSLSDSSGQNLAARNPSPSPSPVPPPPPPPPPSLLQLRARDSDRDTPDMNEWGPPDRKVDTRKYRAEPRSIFEYEPGKSSILEHERPTYDDVDLENEPWYKFFSELEFGRPPPKKRLDYNPDISARQRIEATLLVAPVDKPPERLASAASDYRKRRKSEPAGSQASTLSYPSRVAASPKTPDASSTLKKPVVRSSPSSPSRTKGGAACVMYSNTLTSPGSCRHSSLPPVSLHYPEAAKRVSSEEAPPPLPPSSKLRSRSCDDLLGDSPSRRRACRSESAGSLLCNRSDSNRSGGSVPRLRRRLPHDSPGFLKLYRKMHHIDRAHLIPSEVIRSVRARILELEQQPHLHLHRLSTCVPSGGLEVPRDTVPNRISTYESLIEKSKSMPNLGDSEVASGATTPGDSSSRASSGGGTPSFPKRRFSIESLLEEGDRGNRPPPPATDHSRKPRSPPEGRPRMEPEPNHGASYLAPPVPRMPQADYSDSEQDAIASDLSDFVQVEGSSFCSESDFDHCSLTSSESFYGSATLHHRLRHHHHHPSHQSVGQSQGYQHRHLISSCKGRCPASYTRFTTMLRHERQRARQDPQRPSVLSRSGRSQVQNESQQSMSKLAYLVSPVPFHKKKGSSGGGGHTSRPKSKQAIYEALDNALRDIYEHIQAERGHRGARTPDDSILRRILSELLPNVPERSSSLPGRRGCWHEVTADGYASQGGDPLSPQLQSPRLQSPVSACYGRHLDTTNCNDYGEEHGNGNGVFYSDQDVPRSYSTMDGRHTPQNRRATPDREVSHKQMTQLILFSLLHQKQPARAIYDFKAQTAKELTFKKGDAVNIIRQLDSNWYEGEHRGRVGIFPIAYVEKMASSEKQQPSRPPPPAHLREIGEAVARYNFNADTNVELSLRKGERVIVMRQVDQNWYEGKIPDTTKQGIFPVAYVDLLKRSPAKTSAHHLHHVDPQGYHRSRTPSSTPIKTFYGLPPPSPTPARDHPSSLLTRPDLRAVTYEWLSLTVDVPPPRSLSTTPMPPPLPSHDASSLDELLPASPEYPSSVLGPLAHSRGRSSIDRLRATNPSKLAKAVSEPMTSHSRIDVQLSVADPYDDLLSVILDDQDRSPVYSINKAQFRKSQPEAKPRAIESAEQKRVTAHILSESLVESQRSPSTRGKAFIELFIQEEDEVAREDEEIFTGRLSIQVEHV
- the sorbs2a gene encoding sorbin and SH3 domain-containing protein 2 isoform X8; translation: MNTDSGGCARKSVAVTLTLSPMKRVQSSPNLASGSDPHSSDFNSWRSRSATDGLKNSDTISSSLAAKGFRSVRPNLQDRKSQGPVSLDSTARHSPFLSHSSESLNYLSGLMSKGLSPSPYVATVTTSPPASPVTVSALSHYSSSTAGLLDELQICSLDSPSASPTPSPTLSHVSVFTAAAAAGPDDALTAAATASVTNGQVLSHAMNGGTVHAPRPLSPPSYPPPPTSLRTGLLRQSQSSEVSEAYTRESVVSGNASFRSTVPIASFSEEETKVSIIKAPHYEGIGPVDESGIPIAIRTTVDRPKDWYKTMFKQIHKVHKADDDYSDTYSATFAIVNNDEYSMPPSATLAHPPPRTHTYRPLAKSLSDSSGQNLAARNPSPSPSPVPPPPPPPPPSLLQLRARDSDRDTPDMNEWGPPDRKVDTRKYRAEPRSIFEYEPGKSSILEHERPTYDDVDLENEPWYKFFSELEFGRPPPKKRLDYNPDISARQRIEATLLVAPVDKPPERLASAASDYRKRRKSEPAGSQASTLSYPSRVAASPKTPDASSTLKKPVVRSSPSSPSRTKGGAACVMYSNTLTSPGSCRHSSLPPVSLHYPEAAKRVSSEEAPPPLPPSSKLRSRSCDDLLGDSPSRRRACRSESAGSLLCNRSDSNRSGGSVPRLRRRLPHDSPGFLKLYRKMHHIDRAHLIPSEVIRSVRARILELEQQPHLHLHRLSTCVPSGGLEVPRDTVPNRISTYESLIEKSKSMPNLGDSEVASGATTPGDSSSRASSGGGTPSFPKRRFSIESLLEEGDRGNRPPPPATDHSRKPRSPPEGRPRMEPEPNHGASYLAPPVPRMPQADYSDSEQDAIASDLSDFVQVEGSSFCSESDFDHCSLTSSESFYGSATLHHRLRHHHHHPSHQSVGQSQGYQHRHLISSCKGRCPASYTRFTTMLRHERQRARQDPQRPSVLSRSGRSQVQNESQQSMSKLAYLVSPVPFHKKKGSSGGGGHTSRPKSKQAIYEALDNALRDIYEHIQAERGHRGARTPDDSILRRILSELLPNVPERSSSLPGRRGCWHEVTADGYASQGGDPLSPQLQSPRLQSPVSACYGRHLDTTNCNDYGEEHGNGNGVFYSDQDVPRSYSTMDGRHTPQNRRATPDREVSHKQMTQLILFSLLHQKQPARAIYDFKAQTAKELTFKKGDAVNIIRQLDSNWYEGEHRGRVGIFPIAYVEKMASSEKQQPSRPPPPAHLREIGEAVARYNFNADTNVELSLRKGERVIVMRQVDQNWYEGKIPDTTKQGIFPVAYVDLLKRSPAKTSAHHLHHVDPQGYHRSRTPSSTPIKRLVQEALHGGGDPFQAVYNYAPRNEDELELREGDVVDVMEKCDDGWFVGTSRRSKLFGTFPGNYVKQLP